A section of the Streptomyces sp. NBC_00178 genome encodes:
- a CDS encoding NUDIX hydrolase: MGFQDTPEEWQVTETVTPFTGNKTSVRTDAVVMPDGSVHNRDYQVHPGSVAVLALDEEGRVLVLRQYRHPVRQKLWEIPAGLLDVPGENPLHAAQRELYEEAHVKAEDWRVLTDVYTTPGGSDEAVRVFLARDLSEAEGERFEVSEEEADMEQARVPLEELVRSVLAGDLHNNCLVVGVLSLTAALAGDGVDSLRPAEAPWPARPFEA; encoded by the coding sequence ATGGGTTTCCAGGACACGCCCGAGGAGTGGCAGGTCACCGAGACGGTGACCCCCTTCACCGGTAACAAGACCAGCGTCCGCACCGACGCGGTCGTCATGCCCGACGGCAGCGTCCACAACCGCGACTACCAGGTCCATCCGGGGTCCGTCGCCGTGCTCGCGCTCGACGAGGAGGGCCGCGTCCTCGTCCTGCGCCAGTACCGCCACCCCGTGCGCCAGAAGCTGTGGGAGATCCCGGCGGGGCTGCTCGACGTCCCGGGCGAGAACCCCCTGCACGCCGCGCAGCGCGAGCTGTACGAGGAGGCGCACGTCAAGGCCGAGGACTGGCGGGTGCTGACCGACGTCTACACCACGCCCGGGGGCAGCGACGAGGCCGTACGCGTCTTCCTCGCCCGGGACCTCTCCGAGGCCGAGGGGGAGCGCTTCGAGGTCTCCGAGGAGGAGGCCGACATGGAGCAGGCCAGGGTGCCCCTGGAGGAGCTCGTGCGCAGTGTGCTCGCGGGCGACCTGCACAACAACTGCCTGGTGGTGGGCGTCCTGTCGCTGACCGCCGCGCTCGCGGGCGACGGGGTGGACTCGCTGCGCCCGGCCGAGGCGCCCTGGCCGGCCCGGCCGTTCGAGGCCTGA
- a CDS encoding glycosyltransferase family 4 protein, whose translation MSQLRTVQVLGGGAGSSAHVSSLAAGLIARGVQVTVCAPAGAGRAHGLPATGARFVAVPRRSDPAAVAALRTACTGADIVHAHGLHAAVRAAIAVSGRGTPLVMTWHSRVHAEGTHGRLLRLLERRAARAAAVVLGTSWELVDRARRRGARDARLAPAAVPASPFGDTADADKTRAELGAVGRPFLVSVIQDGDGTLLDAARAWQALDPVPLLVVVGEDTWSGALRRRIADEGLPVVLADGREDIGALLAAADVAVLPDRGDAGALLAREALRRGVPLVAARGHGLPELVGDAAAFVPPGDAPALAAGVVRLLGDAERRQRLVDAGRAQAAGWPTEDDTIAHVLSVYDELAQPSATVRA comes from the coding sequence GTGTCACAGCTGCGTACGGTCCAAGTCCTCGGCGGTGGTGCCGGAAGCAGCGCTCACGTCAGTTCGCTCGCCGCCGGTCTCATCGCCCGGGGGGTCCAGGTCACCGTCTGCGCCCCCGCCGGCGCGGGACGCGCCCACGGCCTCCCCGCGACCGGCGCCCGCTTCGTCGCGGTGCCCCGGCGCAGTGACCCCGCCGCCGTCGCCGCCCTCCGCACCGCCTGCACCGGTGCGGACATCGTCCACGCCCACGGCCTGCACGCCGCCGTGCGCGCGGCGATCGCCGTCAGCGGACGCGGCACACCGCTCGTGATGACCTGGCACTCCCGCGTCCACGCCGAGGGCACCCACGGCCGGCTGCTGCGCCTGCTGGAGCGAAGGGCCGCGCGGGCCGCGGCCGTCGTCCTCGGCACGTCGTGGGAGCTGGTCGACCGCGCCCGCCGGCGTGGCGCCCGGGATGCCCGGCTCGCCCCGGCGGCCGTCCCGGCGAGTCCCTTCGGGGACACGGCGGACGCCGACAAGACGCGGGCCGAACTGGGCGCCGTGGGACGGCCTTTCCTCGTCTCCGTCATCCAGGACGGAGACGGCACGCTGCTGGACGCCGCTCGTGCGTGGCAGGCGCTGGACCCCGTGCCCCTGCTGGTGGTCGTGGGCGAGGACACCTGGTCCGGGGCGCTGCGGCGCCGGATCGCGGACGAGGGCCTGCCCGTCGTCCTCGCGGACGGCCGGGAGGACATCGGCGCGCTCCTCGCCGCCGCCGACGTGGCCGTGCTCCCGGACCGCGGCGACGCCGGGGCACTGCTCGCCCGGGAGGCGCTGCGCCGCGGTGTCCCCCTGGTCGCGGCCCGCGGCCACGGTCTGCCCGAACTCGTCGGCGACGCCGCCGCGTTCGTGCCGCCCGGGGACGCGCCGGCCCTGGCGGCCGGCGTCGTACGCCTCCTCGGCGACGCGGAGCGGCGCCAGCGGCTCGTCGACGCCGGGCGCGCGCAGGCCGCGGGCTGGCCGACCGAGGACGACACCATCGCCCACGTCCTGTCCGTGTACGACGAACTGGCCCAGCCGTCGGCCACCGTCCGGGCGTGA
- a CDS encoding PucR family transcriptional regulator, whose amino-acid sequence MEQEGGITVRRALELPGLRGGLPEVLTCEDRLDRPVRWVHAGEAPNIPALLKGGELLLMTGLGLGTRPAEQRAYVRRLADRGIAALVVELGPRFDVLPAAIVDAARTAGLPLVQLHREVPFVAVTEEIHTEIVNGHYALLQRAEEVHRRCTRAVLEGGGAPQVLQILADFTANPVFLETPDGRLLFAAGTGTGTGPVGADPLQVWEGLRGVRAARDAPPAGAVLVEVPGGGAGAGAVRARLVLLAVSGPLVTVHRMAAERAAGILAVVLMQARQEEEVAARGRGDFLTDLAEGRVAPQDAPAQAGVLGFRPGGDPLLPVVMRLAPESAPSGSWALLARAVTEELAAVGAPVLVGVRPVEDRVPLLLALRPETTRTALADRVAAALRAGAERAGLERAGDRTPVVVVVGAAGGWAAAGPGLRHAAEAAAAAQGLGERPWYDARSLDIDLLLWRLRDHQDLASFVDRAIGPLREHDRTSRPALLPTLEAYLAHAGRKAEAARDLHLNRQTLYNRLARIGDLLGTDLDDPQAVLALSLALRARRHTR is encoded by the coding sequence GTGGAACAAGAGGGCGGGATCACCGTACGGCGGGCGCTGGAGCTGCCCGGGCTGCGCGGCGGGCTCCCGGAGGTGCTCACGTGCGAGGACCGGCTGGACCGCCCGGTGCGCTGGGTGCACGCGGGTGAGGCGCCGAACATCCCCGCACTCCTCAAGGGCGGGGAACTGCTGCTCATGACGGGCCTCGGCCTCGGGACCCGGCCGGCCGAGCAGCGTGCCTACGTCCGCAGGCTGGCGGACCGGGGCATCGCCGCCCTGGTGGTGGAGCTCGGTCCGCGCTTCGACGTGCTGCCCGCGGCGATCGTGGACGCGGCGCGGACGGCGGGGCTCCCGCTGGTCCAGCTGCACCGCGAAGTGCCGTTCGTGGCCGTGACCGAGGAGATCCACACCGAGATCGTCAACGGGCACTACGCGCTGCTGCAGCGGGCCGAGGAGGTGCACCGGCGGTGCACCCGGGCGGTTCTCGAAGGGGGCGGGGCGCCGCAGGTCCTGCAGATCCTGGCCGACTTCACGGCCAACCCGGTGTTCCTGGAGACCCCGGACGGCAGGCTGCTCTTCGCGGCGGGCACCGGGACCGGGACCGGTCCCGTGGGCGCCGATCCGCTGCAGGTCTGGGAGGGGCTGCGCGGCGTACGTGCCGCGCGCGACGCGCCCCCTGCGGGAGCCGTCCTGGTGGAGGTGCCGGGTGGCGGCGCGGGCGCCGGAGCGGTGCGGGCCCGGCTGGTGCTGCTCGCCGTGTCGGGGCCGCTGGTCACGGTCCACCGGATGGCGGCGGAGCGTGCCGCGGGCATCCTGGCGGTCGTGCTGATGCAGGCCCGCCAGGAGGAGGAGGTCGCGGCGCGGGGCCGGGGCGACTTCCTCACCGATCTCGCCGAGGGCCGGGTCGCGCCGCAGGACGCGCCGGCCCAGGCGGGCGTCCTGGGGTTCAGGCCGGGCGGGGATCCGCTGCTGCCGGTGGTGATGCGGCTCGCCCCGGAGTCCGCCCCGTCGGGCAGTTGGGCGCTGCTGGCCAGGGCGGTGACGGAGGAGCTCGCCGCGGTGGGGGCGCCGGTCCTGGTCGGGGTGCGGCCGGTGGAGGACAGGGTGCCGCTGCTGCTGGCGCTGCGCCCGGAGACGACGCGCACGGCGCTCGCGGACCGGGTGGCGGCGGCTCTCCGGGCCGGGGCGGAGCGGGCGGGCCTGGAGCGGGCCGGGGACCGCACCCCGGTCGTCGTGGTGGTCGGGGCCGCGGGAGGCTGGGCGGCGGCGGGCCCGGGACTGCGGCACGCCGCTGAGGCGGCTGCCGCCGCGCAGGGGCTCGGGGAACGCCCCTGGTACGACGCGCGGAGCCTGGACATCGACCTGCTGCTGTGGCGGCTGCGCGACCACCAGGACCTGGCGTCCTTCGTGGACCGGGCGATCGGGCCCCTGCGGGAGCACGACCGGACGTCCCGCCCCGCGCTGCTGCCCACCCTGGAGGCCTACCTCGCGCATGCGGGGCGGAAGGCGGAGGCTGCCCGGGACCTGCACCTGAACCGGCAGACGCTCTACAACCGGCTGGCCCGCATCGGTGACCTGCTCGGCACCGACCTGGACGACCCGCAGGCGGTGCTCGCCCTGAGCCTGGCCCTGCGGGCGCGCCGGCACACCCGCTGA
- a CDS encoding CTP synthase, which yields MQPSSTTTKHIFVTGGVASSLGKGLTASSLGALLKARGLRVTMQKLDPYLNVDPGTMNPFQHGEVFVTNDGAETDLDIGHYERFLDVDLDGSANVTTGQVYSQVIAKERRGEYLGDTVQVIPHITNEIKHRIRRMATDDVDVVITEVGGTVGDIESLPFLETVRQVRHEVGRDNVFVVHISLLPYIGPSGELKTKPTQHSVAALRNIGIQPDAIVLRADRDVPTAIKRKISLMCDVDEAAVVACVDAKSIYDIPKVLHTEGLDAYVVRKLDLPFRDVDWTTWDDLLDRVHNPDHEITVALVGKYIDLPDAYLSVTEAIRAGGFANKARVKVKWVASDDCKTPAGAQEQLGDVDAICIPGGFGERGVVGKVGAIRYARENKVPLLGLCLGLQCIVIEAARNLAGITDANSTEFDAATSHPVISTMEEQLAYVEGAGDLGGTMRLGLYPAKLAEGSLVREAYDGEPYVEERHRHRYEVNNGYRTELEKKAGLVFSGTSPDNKLVEYVEYPREVHPYLVATQAHPELRSRPTRPHPLFAGLVKAAVERKVAAEGADA from the coding sequence ATGCAGCCCTCATCCACGACGACCAAGCACATCTTCGTCACCGGGGGTGTCGCCTCCTCCCTCGGCAAGGGTCTGACTGCCTCCAGCCTGGGTGCCCTGCTCAAGGCGCGTGGCCTCCGGGTCACCATGCAGAAGCTCGACCCCTACCTCAACGTCGACCCCGGCACGATGAACCCCTTCCAGCACGGTGAGGTGTTCGTCACGAACGACGGCGCCGAGACGGACCTGGACATCGGCCACTACGAGCGCTTCCTCGACGTCGACCTCGACGGCTCGGCCAACGTCACCACCGGCCAGGTCTACTCGCAGGTCATCGCCAAGGAGCGGCGCGGCGAGTACCTCGGCGACACCGTCCAGGTCATCCCGCACATCACCAACGAGATCAAGCACCGCATCCGCCGCATGGCGACCGACGACGTCGACGTCGTCATCACCGAGGTCGGCGGCACGGTCGGCGACATCGAGTCGCTCCCCTTCCTGGAGACGGTGCGCCAGGTCCGCCACGAGGTCGGCCGCGACAACGTCTTCGTCGTGCACATCTCGCTGCTGCCCTACATCGGCCCCTCCGGCGAGCTGAAGACGAAGCCCACCCAGCACTCCGTCGCCGCGCTGCGCAACATCGGCATCCAGCCGGACGCCATCGTGCTCCGTGCCGACCGCGACGTCCCGACCGCCATCAAGCGCAAGATCTCGCTGATGTGCGACGTGGACGAGGCCGCCGTGGTCGCCTGCGTGGACGCCAAGTCGATCTACGACATCCCCAAGGTGCTGCACACCGAGGGCCTGGACGCCTACGTCGTGCGCAAGCTGGACCTGCCGTTCCGCGACGTCGACTGGACGACCTGGGACGACCTGCTGGACCGCGTCCACAACCCCGACCACGAGATCACCGTCGCCCTGGTGGGCAAGTACATCGACCTGCCCGACGCCTACCTCTCGGTGACCGAGGCCATCCGGGCCGGCGGCTTCGCCAACAAGGCCCGCGTCAAGGTCAAGTGGGTCGCCTCCGACGACTGCAAGACCCCGGCCGGCGCCCAGGAGCAGCTCGGCGACGTCGACGCGATCTGCATCCCCGGCGGCTTCGGCGAGCGCGGTGTGGTCGGCAAGGTCGGCGCCATCCGGTACGCCCGCGAGAACAAGGTGCCGCTGCTCGGCCTCTGCCTCGGCCTGCAGTGCATCGTGATCGAGGCGGCGCGCAACCTCGCCGGCATCACCGACGCCAACTCCACCGAGTTCGACGCCGCCACGAGCCACCCCGTCATCTCCACGATGGAGGAGCAGCTCGCGTACGTCGAGGGGGCCGGCGACCTGGGCGGCACCATGCGGCTCGGCCTGTACCCGGCGAAGCTCGCCGAGGGCTCCCTGGTCCGCGAGGCGTACGACGGCGAGCCCTACGTCGAGGAGCGCCACCGCCACCGCTACGAGGTCAACAACGGCTACCGCACGGAGCTGGAGAAGAAGGCCGGGCTCGTCTTCTCCGGCACCTCCCCGGACAACAAGCTCGTCGAGTACGTCGAGTACCCGCGTGAGGTCCACCCCTACCTGGTGGCCACCCAGGCGCACCCGGAGCTGCGGTCCCGCCCGACCCGCCCGCACCCGCTCTTCGCCGGCCTGGTGAAGGCGGCCGTGGAGCGCAAGGTCGCCGCGGAAGGGGCCGACGCGTAG
- a CDS encoding glycoside hydrolase family 15 protein, translating into MAGRIEDYALIGDMQTAALVCRDGTADWLCLPRFDSHAIFAGLLGTEEHGFWRLGPARPEGAPAPAADRRRYRGDSLILESEWDTSRGTVRVTDFMPPRDGAPQLIRIVEGVSGRVPMRSELRMRFSYGRVTPWVHKVDGRTVAVAGPDSVWLDTDAETYGQNLTTYSDFTVAPGDRIAFTISWQPSHHEPPAMPEPESSLEATGNFWREWVDQCTYHGPYREAVVRSLITLKALTYAPTGGIVAAPTTSLPEDIGGSRNWDYRYTWLRDAAITLSSLLRTGYREEARAWREWLLRAVAGDPENLQIMYGIAGERELGEAELDWLPGYENSGPVRVGNGAANQLQLDVYGEVTEALHLAHMTGLTRNDYAMGLQLKLIEYLEKHWEEPDEGIWEVRGPRRHFVHSKVMAWVAVDRTIKLIESGDAEGPLERWHQLRDDIHRDVCERGYDPERNTFTQSYGSKELDASLLLIPQMGFLPPDDKRVIGTIEAIQRELSTEDGFVLRYPTDGDEAGVDGLEGDEGAFLACSFWLADDLAMIGRVDEARRLFEKLLSLRNDLGLLAEEWDSRLQRQVGNFPQAFSHVPLIDTALRLTASGAYVG; encoded by the coding sequence GTGGCCGGGCGCATCGAGGATTACGCACTCATCGGAGACATGCAGACCGCAGCCCTGGTCTGCCGGGACGGCACAGCGGACTGGCTGTGCCTGCCCCGCTTCGACTCCCATGCAATTTTCGCCGGGCTTCTCGGTACCGAGGAGCACGGTTTCTGGCGGCTGGGACCCGCCCGTCCCGAAGGCGCTCCGGCGCCGGCGGCGGACCGGCGCCGCTATCGCGGAGACTCCCTGATCCTGGAGTCGGAGTGGGACACGTCCCGGGGCACGGTCCGCGTGACGGACTTCATGCCGCCCCGTGACGGCGCTCCCCAGCTGATCCGCATCGTGGAGGGGGTGAGCGGCCGCGTCCCCATGCGCTCGGAGCTCCGGATGCGGTTCAGCTACGGGCGGGTCACCCCCTGGGTCCACAAGGTGGACGGCCGTACGGTCGCCGTCGCGGGCCCCGACTCCGTGTGGCTGGACACCGACGCCGAGACGTACGGCCAGAACCTGACGACGTACTCCGACTTCACCGTCGCCCCCGGCGACCGCATCGCCTTCACGATCAGCTGGCAGCCCTCGCACCACGAGCCGCCCGCCATGCCGGAGCCGGAGTCGTCCCTGGAGGCGACCGGGAACTTCTGGCGTGAGTGGGTCGACCAGTGCACCTATCACGGCCCCTACCGCGAGGCGGTCGTCCGCTCGCTGATCACGCTGAAGGCGCTCACCTACGCGCCCACCGGCGGCATCGTCGCGGCGCCGACCACCTCCCTGCCGGAGGACATCGGCGGCTCCCGCAACTGGGACTACCGCTACACCTGGCTGCGCGACGCGGCGATCACGCTGTCCTCGCTGCTGCGCACGGGGTACCGCGAGGAGGCCCGCGCCTGGCGCGAGTGGCTGCTGCGCGCGGTCGCCGGCGACCCGGAGAACCTGCAGATCATGTACGGCATCGCGGGTGAGCGGGAGCTCGGCGAGGCGGAGCTGGACTGGCTGCCCGGCTACGAGAACTCCGGCCCGGTCCGGGTCGGCAACGGCGCGGCGAACCAGCTGCAGCTCGACGTGTACGGCGAGGTCACCGAGGCGCTCCACCTGGCCCACATGACGGGTCTGACGCGCAACGACTACGCGATGGGCCTCCAGCTCAAGCTGATCGAGTACCTGGAGAAGCACTGGGAGGAGCCGGACGAGGGCATCTGGGAGGTGCGCGGGCCGCGCCGCCACTTCGTGCACTCCAAGGTGATGGCCTGGGTCGCGGTGGACCGCACCATCAAGCTGATCGAGTCGGGCGACGCCGAGGGGCCGCTGGAGCGCTGGCACCAGCTGCGCGACGACATCCACCGGGACGTCTGCGAGCGCGGATACGACCCCGAGCGCAACACCTTCACCCAGTCCTACGGGTCGAAGGAGCTGGACGCCTCGCTCCTGCTGATCCCGCAGATGGGCTTCCTGCCGCCGGACGACAAGCGCGTCATCGGCACGATCGAGGCGATCCAGCGCGAGCTGTCCACCGAGGACGGGTTCGTCCTGCGCTATCCGACGGACGGCGACGAGGCCGGCGTGGACGGCCTGGAGGGTGACGAGGGCGCGTTCCTGGCCTGCTCCTTCTGGCTGGCGGACGACCTGGCGATGATCGGCCGGGTCGACGAGGCGCGCAGGCTCTTCGAGAAGCTGCTGTCCCTGCGCAACGACCTCGGCCTGCTGGCCGAGGAGTGGGACTCCCGGCTCCAGCGCCAGGTGGGAAACTTCCCGCAGGCGTTCAGCCACGTCCCGCTGATCGACACGGCGCTGCGGCTGACGGCCAGCGGGGCGTACGTGGGCTGA
- a CDS encoding FAD-binding oxidoreductase gives MTPRTTLPDAALTGLRSGFAGEVHAPGDPGYDEARSVFNSMIDRRPAVVAQCASEADVARALALARDRDLEVAVRGGGHSVAGMSVSEGGLVVDLRRMSGVSVDPGARSARVGGGAVMSDLDRATQPHALATTGGRVSTTGVGGFTLGGGSGWLERKFGLACDNLLAADVVTADGETVRASEDENPELFWALHGGGGNFGVVTSLTLRLHELPAMSMVLLLFRPESGPDVVRTYRDVMESAPDEAGGACIYITGPPEEWVPKELVGHLVCAALVTFAGTVAEAREVAAPLLALEHEAEIVDAVGYADLQCMLDDPPGLRNYWSAEYLDGLPDEAVTAYCAGAATLPVPTNSQHVLFPMGGAVARGPADYPLPWRSSPWAVHPFGVWEGEAEDERVRRWVREVRGAMAPWASGAVYLNFIGREGQERVVAGFGERAYERLAAVKAHYDPDNVFRLNHNVKPAVAVV, from the coding sequence ATGACGCCCCGCACGACCCTTCCGGACGCCGCCCTGACGGGCCTGCGCTCCGGTTTCGCCGGTGAGGTCCACGCGCCCGGCGACCCGGGCTACGACGAGGCCCGCAGCGTCTTCAACAGCATGATCGACCGCAGACCCGCGGTGGTCGCCCAGTGCGCCTCCGAGGCGGACGTGGCGCGTGCGCTCGCGCTGGCCCGCGACCGGGACCTGGAGGTCGCGGTGCGCGGGGGCGGCCACAGCGTGGCGGGCATGTCCGTCAGCGAGGGCGGGCTCGTCGTCGACCTGCGCCGGATGTCCGGGGTGAGTGTCGATCCCGGGGCCCGGTCGGCCCGCGTCGGCGGGGGCGCCGTGATGAGCGACCTGGACCGGGCCACGCAGCCGCACGCGCTGGCCACGACGGGCGGCCGGGTCTCCACCACCGGCGTCGGCGGCTTCACCCTGGGCGGCGGCTCGGGGTGGCTGGAGCGCAAGTTCGGACTGGCCTGCGACAACCTCCTGGCAGCCGACGTCGTGACGGCGGACGGGGAGACCGTGCGCGCGAGCGAGGACGAGAACCCCGAGCTCTTCTGGGCGCTGCACGGCGGCGGCGGGAACTTCGGCGTGGTCACGTCGCTCACGCTGCGGCTCCACGAACTCCCGGCGATGAGCATGGTGCTGCTGCTGTTCCGCCCCGAGAGCGGCCCGGACGTGGTGCGTACGTACCGGGACGTGATGGAGTCCGCCCCGGACGAGGCGGGCGGGGCCTGCATCTACATCACGGGGCCGCCCGAGGAGTGGGTGCCAAAGGAGCTGGTGGGCCACCTCGTGTGCGCGGCTCTGGTCACCTTCGCCGGTACGGTGGCCGAGGCGCGCGAGGTCGCCGCGCCCCTGCTGGCGCTGGAACACGAGGCGGAGATCGTCGACGCGGTCGGCTACGCGGACCTCCAGTGCATGCTGGACGACCCGCCCGGCCTGCGGAACTACTGGTCGGCGGAGTACCTGGACGGACTGCCCGACGAGGCGGTGACCGCCTACTGCGCGGGCGCGGCCACCCTGCCCGTCCCCACGAACTCGCAGCACGTGCTGTTCCCGATGGGCGGCGCGGTCGCGCGGGGGCCCGCCGACTACCCGCTGCCCTGGCGCTCATCCCCGTGGGCCGTGCATCCCTTCGGCGTCTGGGAGGGCGAGGCGGAGGACGAGCGGGTCAGGCGGTGGGTGCGCGAGGTGCGGGGCGCGATGGCGCCGTGGGCGAGCGGCGCCGTGTACCTCAACTTCATCGGGCGCGAGGGGCAGGAACGCGTCGTCGCCGGATTCGGTGAGCGGGCCTACGAGCGGCTGGCCGCGGTGAAGGCGCACTACGACCCGGACAACGTCTTCCGTCTGAACCACAACGTGAAGCCAGCGGTGGCCGTGGTGTGA
- a CDS encoding tetratricopeptide repeat protein, translating to MTDQAVDTSIPAGPARTAGAEQPSDVDTVQFFGRERELRSLQEDIERAGLDTLAGRKAPRARVLLIAGRPGSGRSALAAELARGLAEPGDYPDGVFRVALTDSGGERVPAERTARRLLDQLSVAAPPGAGEDELSELVREAFAARRAVILLDDAVDAGQVDPLLPDNPDCLVVATATGPLTGIPDVRPCTIGGLDAASAVSLLARTIGRVRITVDPRAAETLTEECGGQPAALILVAGWLASRPGASVADVTKQLSEQPEGSEQPSGTRPLARAFRLVHDSLPPAAASLLRMLALAPAGLADAHTASALAGCSVPEAATTLDDFVRLGLLRTTADPEQYELPGCLAPLVRAMLEEVERPAEIQLALARMLERTVRRLQACRAVTDPEDSPARRRLAGLPRSLRFADPESAAAWLRVREPALVASARLAVRDGGLDTLARRLVAALVRALAVHRGTEDAAPVLYGLHGLVLDVAERRDLPREKAAALLNLADLDARTGRTREALARYRAALDAGRAANDLYATGRAMESAGGAYAELGDFSRASDWYGRALAQRLGQGERADEARLYGRLGAVHTYAGRYGEALRNWRASAAGHRRLGDLPAQARALSEAARVQEYAGRPQESLHTCREAVDLARRAGDVRLQAALELRLADTLDRLGDPAAARLHRATADRLLGEDGAACEIRSTSLES from the coding sequence GTGACCGACCAGGCGGTGGACACCAGCATCCCGGCCGGACCGGCCCGGACGGCGGGAGCCGAGCAGCCGTCCGATGTCGACACGGTCCAATTCTTCGGGCGCGAAAGAGAGTTGAGGTCCCTTCAGGAGGACATCGAGCGGGCCGGTCTGGACACCCTGGCCGGCCGCAAGGCACCCCGCGCCAGGGTCCTGCTGATCGCCGGGCGACCCGGATCCGGACGCTCCGCTCTCGCCGCCGAACTCGCCCGCGGACTCGCCGAGCCGGGTGACTACCCGGACGGGGTGTTCCGGGTCGCCCTCACCGACTCCGGGGGTGAGCGCGTCCCCGCCGAACGCACCGCCCGCCGGCTTCTGGACCAGCTCTCGGTCGCGGCCCCGCCCGGGGCCGGCGAGGACGAGCTCTCGGAGCTGGTCCGGGAGGCGTTCGCCGCGCGCCGTGCCGTGATCCTGCTCGACGACGCGGTGGACGCCGGACAGGTCGACCCCCTGCTGCCGGACAATCCGGACTGCCTGGTCGTGGCGACGGCCACCGGACCGCTCACCGGGATCCCCGACGTCCGCCCGTGCACCATCGGCGGGCTGGACGCCGCATCCGCCGTCTCGCTGCTCGCCCGCACCATCGGCCGGGTCCGCATCACCGTCGACCCGCGGGCCGCCGAGACGCTCACCGAGGAGTGCGGCGGCCAGCCGGCCGCGCTGATCCTCGTCGCGGGCTGGCTCGCGTCCCGGCCCGGGGCGTCCGTCGCCGACGTCACCAAGCAGCTGAGCGAACAACCGGAAGGCTCCGAACAGCCCTCGGGGACGCGGCCGCTGGCCCGGGCGTTCCGGCTGGTCCACGATTCGCTGCCGCCGGCCGCAGCCTCGCTCCTGCGGATGCTCGCCCTCGCGCCCGCGGGCCTGGCCGACGCCCACACGGCCTCGGCCCTCGCCGGATGTTCGGTGCCGGAGGCCGCCACCACCCTCGACGACTTCGTCCGGCTGGGACTGCTGCGGACCACCGCCGATCCGGAACAGTACGAACTGCCCGGCTGCCTCGCACCGCTGGTGCGCGCGATGCTGGAGGAAGTGGAGCGGCCCGCGGAGATCCAGCTGGCCCTGGCCAGGATGCTGGAGCGCACCGTGCGCCGGCTCCAGGCCTGCCGCGCGGTCACCGACCCCGAGGACTCCCCGGCGCGCCGCAGGCTCGCGGGGCTGCCGCGCTCGCTCCGCTTCGCCGATCCCGAGTCGGCCGCCGCCTGGCTGCGCGTCCGCGAACCCGCCCTCGTTGCCTCGGCGCGGCTCGCGGTGCGGGACGGCGGCCTCGACACCCTCGCCCGCCGCCTGGTCGCGGCGCTCGTCCGAGCCCTCGCGGTGCACCGCGGCACCGAGGACGCCGCGCCCGTGCTCTACGGGCTGCACGGCCTGGTCCTCGATGTCGCCGAGCGCCGCGACCTGCCCAGGGAGAAGGCCGCGGCGCTGCTCAACCTCGCCGACCTGGACGCCAGGACCGGCCGGACCCGGGAGGCACTGGCCCGCTACCGGGCCGCGCTGGACGCGGGACGCGCCGCGAACGACCTCTACGCGACCGGCAGGGCCATGGAGTCCGCGGGCGGCGCCTACGCGGAACTGGGGGACTTCAGCCGGGCCTCCGACTGGTACGGAAGGGCCCTCGCGCAGCGGCTCGGCCAGGGGGAGCGGGCCGACGAGGCGAGGCTCTACGGGCGGCTGGGGGCCGTCCACACGTACGCCGGACGCTACGGCGAGGCCCTGCGGAACTGGCGCGCCTCGGCCGCGGGCCACCGGAGGCTGGGAGACCTGCCGGCCCAGGCGCGGGCGCTCAGCGAGGCCGCGCGGGTGCAGGAGTACGCGGGCCGGCCCCAGGAGTCGCTGCACACCTGCCGCGAGGCGGTCGACCTGGCCCGCCGGGCGGGTGACGTGCGGCTTCAGGCGGCGCTCGAGCTGAGGCTGGCGGACACCCTGGACCGGCTCGGTGATCCGGCCGCGGCCAGGCTGCACCGGGCCACGGCGGACAGACTGCTGGGGGAGGACGGGGCAGCCTGCGAAATCCGTAGTACTTCGCTGGAAAGTTAA